One region of candidate division WOR-3 bacterium genomic DNA includes:
- a CDS encoding S8 family serine peptidase, translating to MAGVPAARFLIPGVQRQCRIKYYYRGGIVKQFVLCLAVVAAALGGTIVPELENILANSRPDEMVAVVVHTSLQADLSQLPPNTTYDEKISYLQYVAERAQRGILDYLAATDAKDVRSFWLESRIALSATPAVIRALAAREDVDYVIDDFTVTLEAAPSVTTVTDVTDMQQWNITKVSAPDCWAAGYNGAGVVVGNIDTGVYVSHSVFGSRWRSTNGWFDGVNGQTSPYDDYGHGTHTMGTAVGALGYGVAPGATFICAKAFNSQGSGQSSWISACLDWMAGTGKPDVCFNSWGTSDRTSTYWFNSFNNLRSLGIVCVASIGNAGPSGSTSLPPGSYPICIGVGATTSSDAIASYSSRGPAPNQSPWTDTQYWPRPDWNLINPGIAAPGSGVVSSLPNGGYGSMDGTSMACPHVGGAAAILLQKKPTLTHNEIFVLLTENADKPSGGGPYPNNNYGWGRLNCKAALDAVTPSNKPNLVLTRTAVTGDNNGNGRFDPGETGNLITYIRNASTVGATAVSGRLRTSSSYLTITDSTANYGNIAGNDSANNLSDPFRLSVSSGCPQGHTAAMTLFLSCAESSFTRSFNLVIGEPPVQGQLLMDHDTGYCKLTVSCQGSIGYDLPPADAGSGFCYPKTGSSQLFYGSFAVGNSANYVADRHFSNPASGTPNTDLVPVDSLRPVSPPSAGDEHFRGSYSDAGHPSAKGLTITQNSYQVAAPGYDDFVVLVFDIQNNGASAVNGLYTGVFADFDIGSAPTANICSSDVARRFTFMRQSSSANPTVGVKILDPHSYANLAAIDHARYVYPDSAMTDGMKWRFLNATINQPNSNRAYDWSLCTSVGPFDLPAGARQRVAFAFCGGTSTSQARAHADSAQSWYDNTIGSAEPQQPVALRCLRVEPNPFSGHAEIHYQLNQAGRVRISAIDVAGREVACLADEVRPAGELRLTWCTHDLARGVYFLKIETPDIGSRYKVVKH from the coding sequence GTGGCTGGAGTGCCAGCGGCAAGGTTCCTGATTCCCGGTGTACAGCGCCAGTGCAGGATCAAGTACTACTACCGAGGAGGTATCGTGAAGCAGTTCGTATTATGCCTGGCGGTTGTTGCTGCGGCATTGGGCGGCACCATCGTCCCGGAGCTGGAGAATATACTCGCCAACTCCCGGCCCGACGAGATGGTCGCCGTTGTGGTTCACACCAGTCTGCAGGCCGACCTGAGCCAACTGCCACCAAATACTACCTATGATGAGAAGATAAGCTATCTGCAATATGTCGCAGAACGTGCCCAACGCGGGATTCTCGACTACCTGGCGGCCACCGATGCTAAGGACGTGCGAAGTTTCTGGCTTGAGAGCCGCATTGCGCTTTCGGCAACACCCGCGGTCATTCGCGCCCTGGCCGCTCGTGAGGACGTTGACTACGTCATTGACGACTTCACGGTTACGCTCGAAGCCGCGCCTAGTGTCACAACCGTTACTGACGTAACCGACATGCAGCAGTGGAACATCACCAAGGTGAGTGCGCCCGACTGCTGGGCCGCAGGGTATAATGGAGCCGGCGTCGTGGTCGGCAACATTGACACCGGCGTTTACGTCAGCCACAGCGTGTTCGGTAGCCGCTGGCGCTCGACCAATGGCTGGTTTGACGGCGTCAACGGCCAGACAAGTCCGTACGACGACTATGGCCACGGCACCCACACAATGGGAACCGCAGTTGGTGCTCTGGGATATGGTGTTGCCCCAGGCGCAACGTTCATCTGTGCCAAGGCCTTCAACTCCCAAGGCAGCGGCCAATCAAGCTGGATATCGGCATGCCTCGACTGGATGGCCGGAACCGGCAAGCCTGATGTATGCTTCAACTCCTGGGGCACGTCCGACCGTACCAGCACTTACTGGTTCAACTCGTTCAATAATCTGCGCAGCCTTGGTATCGTCTGCGTGGCCTCAATCGGCAACGCCGGCCCTAGCGGTTCCACTTCCCTGCCCCCGGGCTCTTATCCGATCTGCATCGGCGTAGGCGCGACAACGAGTTCCGACGCAATCGCCAGCTACTCAAGCCGTGGGCCGGCCCCCAATCAGAGCCCATGGACTGACACTCAATACTGGCCCAGGCCCGACTGGAATCTCATCAACCCAGGCATCGCCGCCCCGGGGTCAGGCGTCGTCTCCTCATTACCCAACGGTGGCTACGGTTCAATGGACGGCACTTCAATGGCCTGCCCGCATGTTGGCGGTGCTGCCGCAATCCTGCTTCAGAAGAAGCCGACCCTGACGCATAACGAAATCTTCGTGCTTCTGACCGAGAACGCCGACAAGCCATCGGGCGGCGGGCCGTATCCGAACAACAACTACGGCTGGGGCCGGCTGAACTGCAAGGCCGCGCTTGACGCCGTGACGCCATCAAACAAGCCGAATCTCGTGCTCACCCGTACTGCGGTTACGGGAGACAACAACGGCAACGGCCGGTTCGACCCAGGTGAGACTGGCAATCTCATCACCTACATCCGCAATGCCTCGACCGTCGGTGCCACCGCGGTCAGCGGTCGGCTACGCACCAGCTCCAGCTACCTGACAATTACGGACTCCACTGCAAACTACGGCAACATTGCGGGCAACGACAGTGCCAACAACCTGTCTGACCCGTTCCGGCTTTCAGTAAGCTCGGGCTGTCCGCAGGGCCACACCGCGGCAATGACGCTGTTTCTATCCTGTGCAGAATCTTCCTTCACCCGCTCTTTCAACCTTGTTATCGGCGAGCCGCCGGTCCAGGGTCAGCTTCTGATGGACCACGATACCGGTTACTGCAAACTGACCGTTTCCTGCCAAGGCTCGATTGGCTACGACCTACCGCCGGCTGATGCCGGGTCCGGATTCTGTTATCCCAAGACCGGCTCAAGCCAGCTTTTTTACGGCAGTTTCGCAGTCGGTAATTCCGCGAACTACGTTGCCGACCGGCACTTCTCCAACCCGGCATCAGGTACGCCGAACACCGACCTTGTACCGGTGGACAGCCTGCGGCCGGTGTCACCGCCTTCGGCTGGTGACGAGCACTTCCGGGGCAGCTACTCGGATGCTGGTCATCCTTCAGCCAAAGGATTGACGATCACCCAGAACAGTTACCAGGTTGCGGCTCCGGGATACGACGACTTTGTCGTACTGGTATTTGACATCCAGAACAACGGTGCAAGTGCGGTCAACGGCTTGTACACTGGTGTGTTTGCCGACTTCGACATCGGCTCGGCGCCGACCGCAAACATCTGCTCATCCGATGTCGCCCGCCGGTTCACGTTCATGCGTCAGTCTTCAAGTGCTAACCCGACGGTCGGCGTGAAAATCCTCGACCCGCACTCCTACGCCAACCTCGCCGCAATTGACCACGCACGGTACGTGTACCCGGACTCGGCGATGACCGACGGCATGAAGTGGCGGTTCCTGAACGCGACCATCAACCAGCCGAACTCAAACCGCGCCTACGACTGGTCGCTGTGCACCTCAGTCGGGCCATTCGACTTGCCGGCCGGTGCTCGTCAGCGGGTCGCCTTTGCATTCTGCGGCGGAACAAGCACCAGTCAGGCGCGCGCCCATGCCGACAGTGCCCAGTCCTGGTATGACAATACCATCGGCAGCGCTGAGCCACAACAGCCGGTTGCCCTCCGGTGTCTGCGAGTCGAACCGAACCCGTTCTCGGGCCATGCCGAGATTCACTACCAACTGAATCAGGCCGGCCGGGTACGCATCTCAGCGATTGACGTCGCTGGCCGTGAGGTTGCCTGCCTGGCCGACGAGGTTCGACCTGCAGGCGAGCTACGCCTGACCTGGTGTACTCATGACCTGGCGCGGGGTGTGTACTTCTTGAAGATAGAGACGCCTGATATCGGCTCGCGGTACAAAGTGGTCAAACACTAG
- a CDS encoding FlgD immunoglobulin-like domain containing protein — protein sequence MRKLVLCLCLAATSGPGQWSAPMALPHDSADDLACTAVAIDDSSLFAAWVSRYGFTEYEIRGSMYNADSGRWTGLRRFATRSAEIAMTGPGLSTDPLRNRLWVAYYKGAFPVDQDSWGVYTAYADSAGISPSELTMSDTGVSAIVLRHNGAGQTGMVWTDIAGTPPDFYSSVWFSQLDGDTWRARRLVAGGSAMPLTDCTEPALCADTGDRFFVAWTRIVPIVPSYRVHIAGLPDTTTLGVFPGSSPAIVSDLHGTLLETNVQTVNTERLLLARMYRAGNWTAPETISRTATPGVRQRMCVDTAGIFWVIYTEGVGQPMTLLARYYQNDGWSTPETVAVGGVYNSPVIVSTYSSQLWAVWQGQDTDTGRIFSSRRLGRPGVGSGPMREASRDRIEARPNPFRTTVNLRLPTGAQRVNIYDATGRLVRSLSASGDRSAAGVVWDGTDRTGRRVCPGLYCVREPVSGASTTLILR from the coding sequence ATGAGAAAGCTCGTCCTCTGCCTGTGTCTTGCCGCCACGTCCGGGCCGGGCCAGTGGTCTGCGCCCATGGCTCTGCCGCACGATTCGGCGGACGACCTGGCGTGTACTGCCGTCGCGATTGACGACAGCAGTCTGTTCGCGGCCTGGGTGTCGCGCTACGGGTTCACCGAGTATGAAATCCGGGGCAGCATGTACAACGCTGACAGCGGTCGCTGGACCGGACTGCGTCGGTTTGCTACTCGCTCGGCTGAAATCGCCATGACCGGTCCCGGGCTTTCCACCGACCCTTTGCGAAACCGGCTATGGGTCGCGTACTACAAAGGGGCGTTCCCGGTTGACCAGGATAGCTGGGGCGTTTACACGGCGTATGCGGACAGCGCCGGTATAAGCCCGTCGGAGCTGACTATGTCCGATACCGGAGTTTCGGCGATCGTGCTCCGACACAATGGTGCTGGTCAGACCGGTATGGTCTGGACCGACATCGCCGGCACGCCACCGGACTTCTACTCTTCGGTCTGGTTCAGCCAGCTTGACGGCGACACTTGGCGTGCCCGTCGGCTCGTTGCTGGCGGTTCCGCGATGCCGCTTACCGACTGCACCGAGCCGGCGTTGTGTGCGGATACCGGAGACCGCTTCTTTGTCGCATGGACCCGCATCGTACCCATAGTACCGAGCTACAGAGTGCATATTGCTGGCCTGCCGGACACAACGACGCTCGGGGTCTTCCCCGGCAGTTCGCCAGCAATCGTCTCAGACCTGCACGGCACTCTGCTTGAGACCAACGTCCAGACGGTAAACACCGAGCGGCTCCTGCTTGCACGGATGTACCGTGCCGGCAACTGGACCGCACCGGAAACCATTTCGCGCACGGCCACGCCTGGGGTTAGACAACGGATGTGTGTTGACACCGCTGGCATATTCTGGGTCATCTACACCGAGGGCGTCGGCCAGCCGATGACACTCCTGGCCCGGTATTATCAGAATGACGGCTGGTCTACGCCGGAAACAGTCGCAGTCGGCGGTGTTTACAACAGCCCGGTCATTGTTTCCACATACTCCAGTCAGTTATGGGCGGTTTGGCAGGGCCAGGATACTGACACAGGACGCATCTTCTCGTCTCGGCGGCTTGGTAGACCTGGCGTTGGTAGCGGGCCAATGCGTGAGGCATCACGCGACCGGATCGAAGCCAGACCAAATCCCTTCAGAACGACTGTCAACTTGAGGCTTCCGACTGGCGCGCAGCGAGTCAATATCTACGATGCGACCGGCCGGCTGGTTCGTTCCTTGAGCGCAAGCGGTGATCGGTCCGCGGCGGGTGTGGTCTGGGACGGTACTGACAGGACCGGCCGCAGGGTGTGTCCCGGACTGTACTGTGTGCGGGAACCTGTAAGTGGAGCAAGCACCACCTTGATTCTCAGATAG
- a CDS encoding T9SS type A sorting domain-containing protein — protein sequence MKYVFLVLSVLLYVVLARAEFWPIPPGDSVHPLGNNWGNYQDYGGGAYFHNGIDIITVGQHNRPVVAIADGWVKGWGTIQAELHYRLAICDSPLTYTGRAPGWLYAHIDAERPHKNLGDRVFTGDTIGYLVYWTVSGFDHIHFARISDTGSTWMRFPNVTWWFIQNPLTILLPRGDLVAPVFENARSGQKFAFCRDNTNNSYLNYNALTGDVDIIAKIYDKTGYTTGNSTWDKLAPYQIDHMIRRQDGLIVRPWTTSVQFSNRLDASNVHVVYKNDNTCNSYGDYDRREYFFIVTNTDGDTIIESTDTQGKWATASVGDGNYWVIVRASDIAGNTTKDSMLVTTANGVSVEEAPFVFLNREFHAVPNPTSGRTSIVFGIGRTASCRVRLYDNAGRVVRLLADSRLGAGRHELTVNDLATGVYLAELTLDGKDTYRTKLVVTR from the coding sequence ATGAAGTACGTCTTTCTTGTTCTTTCTGTTCTGCTTTACGTCGTGCTGGCACGAGCAGAGTTCTGGCCAATTCCTCCCGGCGACTCAGTTCATCCATTGGGCAACAACTGGGGCAATTATCAGGACTACGGCGGTGGCGCCTACTTTCACAACGGCATTGACATCATCACCGTCGGCCAGCACAACAGACCAGTCGTAGCCATTGCCGACGGTTGGGTCAAGGGCTGGGGAACGATTCAGGCCGAGCTCCACTACCGACTGGCAATCTGTGACTCGCCTCTGACCTATACCGGTCGCGCACCCGGATGGCTCTACGCCCACATTGACGCCGAACGGCCCCACAAGAACCTTGGCGACCGGGTTTTTACCGGCGATACCATCGGCTACCTTGTTTATTGGACCGTGTCCGGATTCGACCACATTCACTTTGCCCGCATCTCGGACACCGGCTCCACTTGGATGCGCTTTCCTAACGTTACGTGGTGGTTCATTCAGAATCCACTAACCATTCTGCTTCCGCGTGGCGACCTTGTAGCCCCGGTTTTCGAAAACGCCCGCAGCGGTCAGAAATTCGCCTTCTGCCGCGACAACACGAACAACAGTTACCTGAATTATAACGCGCTCACCGGCGATGTGGACATCATCGCCAAGATTTACGACAAGACCGGATATACAACCGGCAACTCAACTTGGGACAAGCTCGCGCCCTATCAGATTGACCACATGATTCGACGTCAGGATGGGCTCATCGTGCGGCCTTGGACTACGAGTGTCCAATTTTCGAACCGGCTCGACGCATCAAACGTCCACGTAGTATATAAGAACGACAACACCTGCAACTCTTATGGCGACTACGACCGCCGCGAATACTTCTTTATCGTCACCAACACCGACGGTGATACGATTATCGAGTCCACTGACACCCAAGGCAAGTGGGCGACTGCGTCAGTCGGCGACGGCAACTACTGGGTAATCGTGCGGGCGTCGGACATCGCGGGCAACACCACCAAAGACTCAATGCTCGTTACCACTGCCAACGGCGTATCCGTAGAGGAGGCACCTTTCGTCTTTCTCAATCGCGAGTTTCATGCTGTCCCGAATCCGACGTCCGGCCGAACATCCATTGTCTTTGGCATTGGCCGCACGGCATCCTGTCGCGTGCGGCTGTATGACAATGCGGGTCGAGTTGTCCGGTTGCTTGCAGATTCGCGCCTGGGTGCAGGCCGGCATGAGCTCACGGTCAACGACCTTGCGACCGGGGTCTATTTGGCCGAGCTTACGCTCGACGGCAAGGATACCTATCGAACCAAACTCGTAGTCACCCGCTAG
- a CDS encoding V-type ATP synthase subunit D, protein MRLSVGATRMQLMKLRHRLGVARRGHKLLKDKQEELMRQILGLIAEIRTHRIRVERETGRVLGRLALARSAFDPRFFDEAVMVPTRKIRVRVETRNILNIRVPVFRKEVSGDLWCYGFAKTSGELDLGLLELEKLIDSLLVLAEKEKTLELLAGEMEKTRRRVNALEFVLIPDIEETVKFITLKLAENERGELTRLMRVKEIIRK, encoded by the coding sequence ATGAGATTGTCGGTCGGCGCCACTAGGATGCAGCTTATGAAGCTGCGCCACCGGCTTGGGGTCGCACGCCGGGGGCACAAACTCCTGAAGGACAAGCAGGAAGAGTTGATGAGACAGATTCTAGGACTCATCGCCGAAATCCGAACGCACCGCATCCGGGTCGAGCGGGAAACCGGGAGGGTCCTGGGCCGGCTGGCCTTGGCCAGGAGTGCATTCGATCCGAGGTTCTTTGATGAGGCGGTAATGGTGCCGACCCGGAAGATACGAGTCAGGGTTGAAACCCGAAACATCCTGAACATTAGGGTGCCGGTATTCAGGAAGGAGGTTTCAGGCGACTTGTGGTGCTATGGGTTCGCCAAGACGTCCGGAGAACTCGACCTCGGACTCTTGGAGTTAGAGAAGCTGATTGACTCGCTGCTCGTACTTGCCGAAAAGGAAAAGACGCTCGAACTGCTGGCAGGAGAGATGGAGAAAACAAGACGGCGGGTGAACGCCCTAGAGTTTGTGCTGATACCGGACATCGAGGAAACAGTGAAGTTTATAACCCTGAAGCTTGCTGAGAACGAACGCGGGGAGTTGACCCGGCTGATGCGGGTGAAAGAGATAATAAGAAAGTGA
- a CDS encoding VanZ family protein, with translation MARRRGVTWIMYAAWITLTVIALVVPTERMPRLFWAGLDKVSHTVMFTVLGALGQAAAPWLTLFVSLSLAVGLELVQKKLPYRTYDTVELLANIIGVIAGVVCFELGSRLKRDGR, from the coding sequence TTGGCTAGAAGGCGTGGGGTGACGTGGATAATGTATGCAGCCTGGATTACGCTGACCGTTATCGCGCTGGTCGTGCCGACCGAGCGCATGCCGAGGCTGTTCTGGGCCGGACTGGACAAGGTCAGTCACACCGTAATGTTCACCGTACTGGGTGCGCTGGGCCAAGCCGCGGCACCGTGGTTGACCCTGTTTGTGTCTCTGTCCCTGGCCGTCGGGTTGGAGCTAGTCCAGAAGAAGCTCCCTTACCGCACCTACGATACGGTTGAACTCTTGGCCAATATCATCGGCGTTATCGCCGGTGTGGTCTGCTTCGAACTGGGCTCGAGGCTGAAAAGAGATGGACGATGA
- the hisS gene encoding histidine--tRNA ligase: MGGLKHTRPKGTQDFIPPESARLRQIETVARSLCERYGFQEIVTPVFEHTEVYVKSSGSGSDIVTKEMYSFKDRAGRDLTLRPEGTPGVVRAVLENYIRVPCRLYYIGPHFRYGRPQKGRYREFRQLGVEALGEAHPMVDAELIRFGVVFFQELGITDCLTQLTSIGCRVCRPAYRDKLVMFLVGHQGELCPDCRLRLERNPLRVFDCKVETCRIAVADAPKPAEYLCPECQRHHQAVMAALRRWEVRFEVNDRLVRGLDYYNRTTFEYISTRLGAQDSLGGGGRYDYLVADFGGPETPAVGLAIGLERTLLATPESSPAVRRKLVFVVWLAESELDAAVRVLDRLRAAGIPAQIDFDARKPKHQFRSADAAGAACCVIVGPDELARGSLSVKNLETGEQLEVPQNTVVEQVRSFLR; encoded by the coding sequence ATGGGCGGGCTGAAACATACTAGACCCAAGGGAACCCAGGATTTTATACCGCCGGAATCGGCGCGGCTCAGACAGATTGAAACCGTCGCCCGAAGTCTGTGCGAGCGGTATGGCTTCCAAGAAATAGTTACTCCGGTGTTCGAACACACCGAGGTATACGTGAAGTCATCGGGTTCGGGCTCGGACATCGTCACAAAAGAGATGTATAGCTTCAAGGACCGGGCCGGAAGGGACCTGACGCTTCGGCCCGAGGGTACGCCAGGTGTGGTGCGGGCGGTGTTAGAGAACTACATCCGAGTACCGTGCCGGCTGTACTACATTGGACCGCACTTTCGCTACGGTCGGCCGCAGAAGGGCCGGTACCGTGAGTTTCGCCAGCTCGGAGTTGAGGCGCTGGGGGAGGCTCACCCGATGGTTGATGCAGAATTGATTCGATTTGGGGTTGTGTTCTTTCAAGAACTCGGCATCACTGACTGCCTGACCCAGCTTACTTCGATCGGATGCCGCGTGTGCCGGCCCGCGTACCGGGACAAACTGGTCATGTTCTTGGTTGGGCACCAGGGAGAGTTGTGTCCGGACTGCCGTCTCCGGCTTGAACGCAACCCGCTGCGCGTATTCGACTGTAAGGTCGAAACCTGCCGGATTGCGGTGGCCGATGCGCCCAAGCCGGCCGAGTACCTGTGCCCTGAATGCCAACGTCACCACCAGGCGGTCATGGCTGCGCTCAGGCGATGGGAAGTGCGGTTCGAAGTGAATGACCGGCTGGTAAGGGGGTTGGACTACTACAACCGGACAACCTTCGAGTATATTTCCACGCGGCTCGGTGCCCAGGACAGCCTAGGCGGCGGCGGCCGGTACGACTATCTTGTCGCGGACTTCGGCGGACCAGAGACGCCCGCAGTTGGGTTGGCAATTGGTCTGGAGCGGACACTCTTGGCAACACCTGAATCGAGTCCGGCGGTACGACGAAAGCTCGTCTTCGTGGTCTGGCTGGCTGAATCCGAGCTTGACGCCGCGGTCAGGGTTCTTGACCGGCTCCGGGCGGCCGGCATTCCAGCCCAGATTGACTTTGATGCACGCAAACCCAAGCACCAGTTCCGGTCCGCGGATGCGGCCGGTGCGGCGTGCTGCGTCATTGTCGGGCCAGACGAGCTGGCACGCGGCTCATTATCAGTCAAGAATCTCGAAACCGGCGAGCAACTTGAAGTGCCACAAAATACGGTTGTTGAGCAGGTCCGCTCGTTCCTGCGCTGA
- a CDS encoding HNH endonuclease signature motif containing protein has translation MIWHYRCPECSQPLEVDWDWHRDEVVCPNCQHSHYPPTPREDHTAYFGGDTWPQEMADAVVALRGTTCAVPGCYEAYATLVHRCPRSKGGRTSVENLLPMCSHHARLKGEQEYDEWLASQPELSPAVKVEPIKITITQKKRPPAPEPSSRFIAFCQPVAGHAKPPLLPADMKLIALAPVLPGPCHRLLLDYDWRLESAGTGRVVLLAWQHTRSLELTAPAGIPDCPQLVNEHSGKAGDSGTGLLELTLDGPGDRRWHVAVALEPGTGQLALDQYLLSLTD, from the coding sequence ATGATCTGGCACTATCGCTGCCCAGAGTGCAGCCAGCCACTTGAGGTTGACTGGGACTGGCACCGAGACGAAGTCGTCTGTCCGAACTGCCAGCACAGCCACTACCCGCCAACCCCGCGTGAGGACCACACCGCCTATTTTGGTGGTGACACCTGGCCTCAGGAGATGGCCGACGCGGTTGTGGCTTTGAGGGGCACAACTTGTGCGGTCCCGGGTTGCTACGAGGCTTATGCCACCCTGGTTCACCGCTGCCCTAGGTCCAAGGGTGGGCGCACCTCGGTTGAGAACCTGCTGCCGATGTGCAGTCATCATGCTCGGCTCAAGGGTGAGCAGGAGTATGACGAGTGGCTTGCAAGTCAACCCGAGTTGTCACCGGCCGTGAAGGTCGAACCAATCAAGATTACCATCACACAAAAAAAGCGCCCTCCGGCTCCTGAACCGAGCTCCCGTTTCATCGCCTTCTGCCAACCGGTCGCCGGACATGCCAAGCCTCCCCTGCTCCCGGCCGACATGAAACTCATTGCTCTCGCTCCGGTACTGCCCGGCCCATGTCATCGGCTGCTTCTTGACTATGATTGGCGTCTTGAATCGGCGGGCACCGGTCGAGTAGTACTACTTGCCTGGCAGCACACGCGCTCGCTCGAGCTCACTGCCCCTGCTGGCATACCAGACTGCCCGCAACTGGTCAACGAACACTCGGGCAAGGCCGGTGACTCGGGCACCGGCTTGCTAGAACTCACACTCGACGGCCCGGGCGACCGCCGGTGGCACGTTGCGGTCGCGCTCGAACCCGGCACCGGTCAGCTCGCGCTTGACCAGTACCTGCTCTCGCTCACCGACTAA
- a CDS encoding glutamine synthetase family protein, with protein sequence MKKTSTSVVREIRRRKVRFVQLWFTDVLGFLKGVTIPATELERAFSHGMAFDGSSIEGFARIEESDMVVRPDPTTFAVLPWEVQGERAGRMFGDVMTPAGKPVLSDPRFVLRRVVERCRKLGFIPKAGCELECFYFKSSAAPEFLDHSGYFDLTPVAVAERVRHDTITALEALGVPVEYSHHEVSKSQHEVDLRYTDALTMADNVITARFVAKQVAQANNVHVSFMPKPVYGINGSGMHVHLSLFRAGRNAFFDATKSMYLSDTARHFIAGLLRHAEEITAVTNQWVNSYKRLVPGYEAPVYVSWAQMNRSALVRVPAFDRRRPGAARCEYRSPDPACNPYLTFAVLFAAGLAGITQKLKLNSPTSDNIYRMTPEERKAAGIGSLPSDLFGAVLRAESSKLVRETLGDELFRHFVRNKKLEWDEYKAQVTEYEVKRYLPIL encoded by the coding sequence ATGAAGAAGACGTCTACTTCTGTAGTCCGCGAGATAAGAAGGCGCAAAGTCCGGTTTGTTCAGCTATGGTTCACTGATGTACTAGGTTTTCTCAAGGGCGTGACGATACCGGCCACAGAGCTTGAGCGAGCGTTTAGCCACGGAATGGCTTTTGACGGTTCCTCAATCGAGGGTTTCGCCCGCATTGAAGAGTCAGACATGGTAGTTCGACCGGACCCGACCACTTTCGCCGTTCTACCTTGGGAAGTGCAGGGCGAACGGGCTGGCCGAATGTTTGGCGACGTAATGACACCGGCGGGGAAGCCGGTTCTCTCCGACCCGAGGTTTGTGCTGCGGCGTGTTGTCGAGCGATGCCGCAAGCTCGGTTTCATCCCCAAGGCCGGTTGTGAGCTTGAGTGCTTCTACTTCAAGAGTTCGGCCGCTCCCGAATTTCTAGACCACTCGGGTTATTTCGATCTGACTCCGGTGGCGGTCGCGGAACGGGTTCGCCACGATACTATCACGGCACTCGAGGCCTTGGGCGTACCGGTCGAATACAGCCACCACGAGGTTTCGAAAAGCCAGCACGAGGTGGACCTGCGCTACACAGACGCACTGACCATGGCCGACAACGTTATCACTGCCCGGTTCGTGGCCAAACAAGTTGCCCAAGCTAACAATGTCCACGTGAGTTTCATGCCCAAGCCGGTTTACGGCATCAATGGTTCGGGGATGCACGTTCACCTGTCACTGTTTCGGGCTGGCCGAAACGCATTCTTCGACGCCACAAAGTCCATGTATCTCTCGGACACTGCCCGGCACTTCATCGCTGGTCTGCTTAGGCATGCCGAGGAGATCACTGCGGTCACCAATCAGTGGGTCAACTCCTACAAGCGGCTTGTGCCTGGCTACGAGGCGCCGGTGTATGTGTCATGGGCACAGATGAACCGTTCGGCTTTGGTCCGGGTCCCGGCGTTCGACCGAAGACGACCAGGCGCGGCCCGGTGCGAATACCGCTCGCCGGACCCGGCCTGCAACCCGTACCTTACGTTTGCAGTGCTGTTTGCCGCTGGCCTTGCCGGCATCACTCAGAAGCTGAAACTCAATTCGCCGACATCGGACAATATCTACCGGATGACACCGGAGGAGCGCAAGGCTGCGGGTATCGGTTCGCTACCTTCGGACCTGTTTGGTGCAGTCCTGCGAGCCGAGTCCAGCAAGCTTGTGCGCGAGACTCTGGGTGACGAGCTGTTCCGACACTTCGTGCGCAACAAGAAGCTGGAATGGGACGAGTACAAGGCTCAGGTCACAGAGTACGAGGTCAAGCGCTACCTGCCGATACTGTAG